GTAAATAtgaattattatcattataatattaaaaataaatatttattgaattAGTAGAACATTATAATAGTAAACTATTACAGAATATAATGAGAATAtttgagacttttattttgacagagtGGGGCTTTAACCTTGTTGTGTCCCGCTGATAGACTGCTCGGTGTTGCCGGATATTCGCTGTAGTTAATTCAGTCGGTCATGTCGTTCCTCTCTATAGAAACATCCTGAACCATTAAACTAAAGCTCATAGTTTAATATTTCATGTTCTACGTTGATGTTAGTTTTAGGTTAGTTTTATCAAATGCAGTAATAAAAACACAGCGAGCCTCAGAAGAGCAGAAGTCTGGAGAAAACCTGTATCAGTAAGTACTGACTGCTGTTCCTACATCTGGGTTATCTAATCTAATTCCACTGTAtgcataatattttaatttaatattatatattttacagcttatttattaattactgtGTCTTTTTGTACGAACCATTGTGTATTCTTCTGATTCATATTGGTTCGTACAGTATAGTGTTACAATTATTAGGTTTCTATGTTCATTTCTGCATCAATGTTCGATACTAAGAGCAagtttgaattttattttatttattgatgattttaatattttaaatgtatgtattatgtatgtatgtatgtataaattataCATCACGTTTACTGTATACATACCGCACAccgttttaaaatgtttttgtacaACTTATTTATTGCGTTCTTTAATTGCACCTTTTTATTTAGCAATATTAAAGCCATTAAATTACCCATGTACCTGTGTcacaatatgtttaatattaatttaatttaatttgtatacATACAGTAGAAGTGGACATTTTGGACATACCTTAAATTGagtagtttttctttatttaaaaatgtctgcattttagattaatattaaagtcacttaacctatgaagaaaaacatatgtaaatatgtagtaaacaaaaagagtcaaataaaccagaatatgtttcctattttagatttttcaaagtagctcctcttgcttagatgacagctttgaatatcttggctggattttcttagtcagttttatgaggtagagtcacctggaattcaggctttcagttaacagctgtactgaactcatcaagagttaattactttaattatttgcctcttactgtgtttgagagcatcagttgtgccatatttgtggattaatatttctaactattttaagactataaaaaacactgtattggGATAGCaatatttttgactttttttaaatttgttttgctatttactgaatttacttgtaattatttgtttatatacatGCACTAAAATGCTGCACAATTGTGGTAGTATTAATGTTTGACACGAAATCAAGgttttggtaagttactgtttacgaaacagataaaatgtttttttttctttttaaatcttttGTTATATTCGCTAAGAAAATTTAAATGTTGATATTAGTTTAGggcaatattgcccacccctactgcggATTTCCAAATTCTGTAACTTgtataataaaacacattttgtgcattttaatcAATAACACTTTTGAAtttatgctttttttctttttacatagcTCAATAAGAATATCCTGAATAATGTGGGACGTGGAGATCAGGGGGATGGCTTCGGCCCACGCCATCATCGCCGCCTCCATCTTTATGGCCACAGTGATGCCGGCCGTTCTGGTGGAGAAGTTCTCCGTGTACGGGACGCACCTAATCTGGCTGTATTCTGTTGCTGGCTCTGTTGCTGTGGTCAACATCGCAGTGTTTTGGCTTCTGGGCATCAGTCCACCAACAAAGAAGAACACACTGAGTTATAAGgtagtaaattaaataataaataaataatccacaCAACTCATTGGATGATATGTTGATCTGATACTTTATTTATaacatttcttttcttctttttttattacttcaGTTGTCTAAGCTGATCAGATCCTGTGTGTATTTGCTGCTGTCGTGTCTCTTCTTCCACACGGTGATTGTTCTGTACGGAGCGCCGCTGCTGGAGTGAGTATTATGTGTAAATAAGGCTTTTGTTGTGTAGATCGCAGTATGTAAATTAGGCTGTTAAACCAAAACATAGACCTCAGGCTGTTAGAGTTTACATAAGATGTTCCGTATCATATTTTCCCATGCATTTAGttgagctgggcaatatggcattattttattgtgtatagtTACATTTGTTATTGGgattaattatattaaacataatataatatatacatctgtggaaaaaataagagaccacttaaaaattataagtttctttgattttaccaaattgaaaacccatggaatataaatcaagaggaagatgggtgatcacaagccatcaaaccaaactgaactgcttgaatttttgcaccaggagtaaaggcatacatttatccaaaagcagtgtgtaagactggtggaggagaacatgatgccaagatgcatgatgaaaactgtgattaaaaaccagggttattccaccaaatattgatttctgaactttatgaatatgaactttttttttttttcgcattatttgaggtctgaaagctctgctttttttttggcatttcagccatttctcatttaatgCAAATACATCCTCtgaatgaccatatttttatttgaaatttgggagaaatgttgtctgtagtttatagaataaaacaacaatgttcattttactcaaacataaacctataaatagcaaaatcagagaaactgattcagaaactaaagtggtctcttaattttttccagagctgtatatattttatttaaaagctgATACTCTGCCTGATactctgtcctgtgatcacatttctggaaagctgctttgtgatgacatcagttgtaaaaagccctatacaaataatacatttgatttaatttgatttgatcatttttttatatacatatacaataaaATTCTGCTAgagttctaaacattatcaaagcttGCTGTATCTCCTGATCCTTGTCTCTACGAACTAtctatggatattttgaagtaaacaacaaagcacttttgtaagtcactctagatcagggcgtctgctaaataccctaaatgtaaatgtaaatttattcTCTAAGCAtatcaatttgtttttttattaatgcttGAATAACATTAACTAAGACTAACTAAACTAAATGTAGATGTAATTAGTGCTGTTCAATAAGAAGTACAGCACATTTTGAAGAAAAGTGTGTATTTAaacagcagtccttaagatttttttaattaattgaaagCAGAttcagtagtattcctgagtcgTAAGGAGgcgaaatattgtaatatatttattgtaattaaagAGTAAAGACAGAGTCCTTGCTAACATCCCTAGATTCATCTgctttaaactgattttttttgtcctgtatccttaagtttattgttaattaaatattgtgatataatagtTACATATATTTAACACACTGCTGTGTTGTCCTTGTTATGTAATTGTAAAGGTCAGCGCTGGAGACGTTTTCACTGGCTGTGCTGCTCTCTACTTTCACCACACTGAGGTGTCTGTGTGTCCTCGGGCCGAACGTGCAGGCGTGGATACGAGTGTTCAGTAGGGATGGGTGAGTGCTGGACTTTAGGATCTGTCTGATCAGTACTGTTGTATATATAGGAGAGTGAGTAGAGTGTGTATACACACCATAAGGGGCTCCAACTGGTCCAGCAGTCTGAAAGTGCTGATGGTGCTCTTTttccacatcacttctagggtgatgttgatcagcataaggctgcgtctgtgagctgatgtatcagaacagagtcgctgcgctttcctctgagagcgCTGGGATGctcctcggcaatgctgcatcagcagcagttctaaaagaggtgaagtctgacttcacatgtgttggaggaggcatgtgctggtcttcaccctccttgtgttgtggcatcaccagtgcttggggatatacagctgtgtagcagctgaatatattagacagttggcctagctaaaatTAGGAGATAATAGGGAAAAAAGTAGAAATAAATTTATATACACGTTGAGTCCTTGAGCAGTTGTTCAAACAGAGTATTAACACATTATCCTttattatccttattttacacccTTATGAACCACAAGGTGGCGACATAGCATAACATTGGGATCAGTAGTACAGGTTCCTGTACTCCTTTTCTTCTCAAgcttggttttataggacttttaaatatgttttgcaGTTTGtctattgaaataaaaaaatagattttggtAGTGTCCAGGACTAGTCTTAATACCTGCCTGGCAATATAAGATTTTAGAAGTTTTAAAACCCTTATTTTTAAACCTGACATGGTACCAAAATTCAGTGAACTTAAATGATACAAAAGTTTAAACCGCCAGgggttttacagaaaaaaatgtgtattgtaaAAATTAGGTGGGGGTACATTTTAGGAAACAAGTCATTAGTTAACAACGTACCACTGGTTAGTAGCAATGGAAacaaactgagctttggaaagtGATTTAAAATACCCACaatcagtgtttaacctcactcacttGGCTCacttgaatcccggtcatgcagcttgccatcagctgccagagccctgagagagcacaattggccttgctctctctgggtgggtaaagtaGATGGAacgctttcccctcatcactcctagggtgatgtcgatcagcacaaggcatttgtgagctgatgtatcagaaccgagtcactgctctTTCCTCCAACTCGGTAATGCCATTTCCGCAGCAgatcaaaaagaggtggtggctgacatcacgtgtcggaggaggcatgtgctagcctgcctctttaccctccttgtgttgtgttaTCACTAATGATgggataaatatacagtatatgccacATCATTTCTATGCACAGAGCgtattattaataaacagaaaagcTTGAATAGGTGAGGGAATTTTGAACTTAGTGCATTCTAGTGCATGTCTGTTTTTATATTAGTAGCACGGACAGATCTGCTCAGCTGGTCTGAGCTGGTCAGGAATGCCCCGTGTTTATACAGCTGTGTTATCTCTACCTAAGAACTGCGGGACATTTTTCTCCGGTACAGATAAACAACTGAGGTTTTACTTACTTGCAACGAAATATGGGATTCATATGAGAATTCCTGTCGGCTTTGAACCCAATAACCTGTTCGTTTGCTTATGCCTGTGTGTGATATGTTGTTTCGTTTGTGACTTAACAGTCTGTAAATGGACGaaaaacacactgtacacataTATATAATTGCACATCGGCTCTCAGTTAACAACTAATTCAACAGGATTAACCGTAGTGTTGAGTAATAAATGCATGTGTGTTTCAGAGCGATGTCGGTGTGGGACACATCCCTCCAAATCACGACCGGCTGCAGCATAGTTGGAGCGTGGCTTGGAGCTTTTCCCATTCCCCTCGACTGGGATAGACCCTGGCAGGTCAGTATTAAAGTGCTGTAGACCATACACTGTATATAATGCACTACATACAGgggtggacaatgaaactgaaacacctgtcattttagcgtgggaggtttcatggctaaattggagcagcctggtgttcaatcttcattaatttcacattattgcaccagtaagagcagagtgtgaaggttcaattagcagagtaagagctttaacagttctgctcaaaatattgcaatgcacacaacattatgggtgacattccagagttcaaaagaggacaaattgttggtgcacatcttgctggcgcatctgtgaccaagacagcaagtctttgtgacgcatcaagagccacggtatccagggtaatgtcagcataccaccaagaaggacaaaccacatccaacaggattaactgtggacgctgtaagaggaagctgtctgaaagggatgttcgggtgctaacccggattgtatccaaaaaaacataaaaccacggctgatcaaatcacggcaggattcaatgtgcacctcaactgtgtttcagattcattgtccaacccctgaatgTAGACTGATATACAATTGTCCTTACAACTGGAGATGGTGAGATTGATCCTCTATGTATCGTATAGGCCGATTTTCAGCCTATAaaatggacagtgcagtgagtggtaatgatcgtgtCCGGCAGCATCTGGCTCAGATTTTCCATGCAAACAGAGAAGCGACTCTGGTAGAAATCTACATTCTACAATGCAGGAGatcgcacacacacatatcccacatatcagtgtggtgtttttttttttctttcttgcaaAAGTCATGTCCCATTCATGTGCATGACTGGTGAAGTGAAAGACAGTGGAGGAACCCCCCCAATGCCTCAAGGAACATTCAAGAATTAAATTTCATTATTTAAGGTGTCTCCAAGCACCATAAGGGGTTTCTCCACAGTTTCAACCTAAAGAACCTTTTGTTTCAGGGCTTTAAATGTCTATCTTTTAAATGCTATAGACAACTTCGCggtatacattatatatacagctctggaaaaaaagtttctctaattttgctatttataggtttatgtttgagtaaaatgaacattgttgttgttttattctataaactacagacaacatttctcccaaattccaaataaaaatattgtcattcagagcatttatttgcagaaaatgagaaatggctgaaacaacaaaaaagatgcagagcttcttcAGAGTAGAATAATccagtttttttattacagttttcatgcatcttggcatgttctcctccaccagtcttacacactgcttttaaataactttatgcctttactcctggtgcaaaaatttaagcagttcagcttggtttgatggcttgtgatcacatatatatatatatatatatatatataatttcacaaAGGCATCTATTTTTATCATGTGTGCCAGTTCTAACAACTCAGTCTGAGCATTTCTTCAGCAAACACATCTCTAGATCTTTCTCTCTTTAAACCCTGCAGAGTGACCTGATTTCATAATAATTCAAAGTAAAGAAACGCACACTGTAGTATATGATGTCTTTATTTCCCTGTCCGATATTTATTACATCACCTTTTATGGATCATTATCAGAATCCTAATAATGATgtttaaataattacttttttaattctTTAGAGTATTTATTATATTAGACCGCAGACTACTGGTACACAGAAAAATCATCAGCAGTCATTTAACTAtattaattaaaacatcaagctatttaaacatatCCAAGAATTCTCTGTCCATGCTGTCATTTTAATGCAGAAAACTTTACCCatttttaagaaagtaacctttgtcatcagtgacatcacaaccttcataaTGGGacttttattttcaagggactgaagacacttatTGGTGTATGTaatcagcaattaataatattagttttacTTAACATTTCTTATATTGCCTCTGCAAGGTTCGGTTTCTACAACATAGAAGTGTCAAATTATTTCATAGTAAAGatttcatttcagtttctgaatcagtatctctgattttgctatttataggtatatgtttaagtaaaatgaacattgttgttttattctataaattctatatttctctcaaattccaataaaaatattgtcatttagagcatttatttgcagaaaatgagaaatgtctgaaataacaaaaaagatgcagagcttttaaagctcacataatgcaaagaaagcaagttcatattcataaagttttaagagttcagaatcaatatttggtggaataactctggtttttaatcacagttttcatgtatcttggcatcatgttttcctccaccagtcttacacactgcttttggattaacTTTATGCtgtactcctgatgcaaaaatttaagcagttcagcttggtttgatggcttcgaaggcttgattatattccagaggtttttttaatttggtaaaacctaaaaatttttttttttttttacagagctgtatagcaCTATTAACACAATTGAGGGATTAGGGAGCCAGTCATCCAGGCATGCCACAACCTTTGTTTTTCTCCTgccattatatatataataacattattaaatttgcgtttttttaaatatttagtcaCATCACGTCATTCATCAACCTAAACTGCAGTCCAGTAGTTAATACTTattgttaatatttattattattgtcaaactaaaacataaaaccaGATCAGACATAAAACTGACCATCAAATCAACAAATCACTAGTAAATACCTCAGAGTGGACTGATGAGTGACCTGATgttcatgaaaaattaaaacttCACAAAGCATGGAAGGGCCGCACTGCAGCGTGAATTATTCATACATGGTACGGAGACCTCGATCAGAGTGGGGGGGCTTGTGTGTGTCCTCGTCGTGCCCTCAAAATGTGAGGCTGAAGTGTCCCATGTGTgctttctccctcacacacacgcaGCCCATGTCTAGACGAGGCCATGGAGACGGCAGCTGACATAAACAGGCAGAGAGGGACCGGCGTTCTGTGCTCAGTTCAGCTGGAATAAAGCAGTAAAGCAGCTCCTCAGAAGAGCAGGCTGATGATGAAATGAGCCACTACTCTCAGAACTGTGACACCACGCTGTAATGAAGCTCATATCACTTCCACAGCCCTCACATAATAGAAAAATCAATCTTCCTGCCATTCTTTATTGGCTCGCTCTGAAAATGCTCTGTCTTATGTTTTAGATCATAAGAGAGATGCTTTCTTCCTCTAAGAAGTGTATAAGAAGGGTGTGTAGAGTACACATTCTTAAGCCAGAAATTCTAGTATCTAgtacaggggtatttaattagaattcagtttggtccagttagggaaaatttcatcaggctaaggtccggaccgtcgccacaTGTAACAACacgttaacttgtgttataattcagtgttttattctgtttactgaagaagcctatagtagttctgtcagtgttttatgcaatcaacaactgaaagacaaaacaaattacacatactaatatatttcaacaatatttattgttttaaataggcctgtcacaataattatattatcaacctatcataaaataaatggacacaccctaatatataataatttaacatatcgaatctaataatgtgaatctgtatgttcactttgtttcaaaatgctatatttattctatttgattatattaatattagatttaggcctgcctgtcataataataattacatgaatgataaatcgtacaatatatggagaaatgtttgctgaacatggccaaaatatcaactttaaaaaaaaaaaaacagcagtattattttattttattttattactgtatcagactttattatgttgtgggtaaaattGATGGGgaaagttgccaatgctttttgtcccctgggggctgccttagtgttgaggtagggttgttttgggagtaaagagagcgcgctttattctcccacttctcaccgcctgcttctcctgtgtggctccgcgctctcgcatctgcacagatctgattggctgatgagagcgtttggtgatcttacagcacacgtgattggtctgtaagtttactacgcaaagcacgtaaaccataaagacaataaacgctccgccgctttaaatgaacacggtcagaattaaatccttctcagtagtttatcggtttgggtccggattggacaacgtctgggtccggacccgaaCCGTGGTCCgctattagtgacctctgatcTAGTATataaaaaccttgtatctacaAAATTATTTCAGTACATTATTATTAGTCCGTATATCAAGGAATTGACCTTACAACTTACACTTTCGTCTAGAATATCAAGATTGTACACAGCAAATttagagttaaacaaaaatgtgtgaaagtgttaaattgtttgagtttattctccaaattAAACTATAAGTTAAATTGAAGGAAACTCTTTGGTGGCGTATCagagtatttcagagtttattccaaggtgttgaggagcgtgactgcacaagttagaatgttataatcatgcagctctgggGCTCACTCACAGACAAGCTTCTCTACTTGTCCACATTTGACTTGAAgggctgtgtgtagctgtt
This genomic stretch from Astyanax mexicanus isolate ESR-SI-001 chromosome 15, AstMex3_surface, whole genome shotgun sequence harbors:
- the pigf gene encoding phosphatidylinositol-glycan biosynthesis class F protein, whose translation is MWDVEIRGMASAHAIIAASIFMATVMPAVLVEKFSVYGTHLIWLYSVAGSVAVVNIAVFWLLGISPPTKKNTLSYKLSKLIRSCVYLLLSCLFFHTVIVLYGAPLLESALETFSLAVLLSTFTTLRCLCVLGPNVQAWIRVFSRDGAMSVWDTSLQITTGCSIVGAWLGAFPIPLDWDRPWQVWPVSCSLGATVGFLTGLLAAPLWIRWHRKQLTYKLK